ACTAAGCTTGGAGATTGGAGGGATGTGAAAGTCGATCTCATTCCTGACATAAAGAGGAAGGCTACAAAGAAATTTTACTATGTCACTGATATTGATGGTGAATTGAGATCTGCAGATCAGTTCGAGTCGCACGATTACAAAGTCACGAGATTTCTTTATTCACATGGACAAACTGGTGATTTTCATAAAGTCACCATCACTGCAACCGATGGAAATGGTGGAATGAACCCATTGGTGTACATAAAATACTACTTTGATAGCCACGAACATGCAATAGATatgaaaaaagaaggaaaaaataaTCGCAAAACATTGCACTCAACAAGAAAACAATTGCTAGAGACACGTAGTAATGTTAACaagtaaaaatagtaaaaaatactTTCCATAAAGTCAGTGATAACATTGGTGGGTTTGAAAATGCACGAACTGTGGCTGAAATACCTAATAACTATAGACAATCATATGATGTCAGTAAAAAAACTGATGGTCTACACAGTAAAAATGAACTAGTTGAGTTGCTGGATTTATGCCAGGGTCAACTTGGCACAAGTACAGGTTTTTGAGAGATATAAGAACTGCACCGGAGCAAACATTGTTGATGGCCACTGATACTCAGTTAAATGACCTTGAGCGTTTTTGCATTAACAGTGCACCGCCAAGTATTTTAGGTGTGGATGCTACTTTCAATATTTGTGATTATAACGTAACAATCACCACTTACAAGCATCTGTTACTTGTAAAAAGTAACACTGAAGAACATCTAGTTATGATTGGACCTACCAATATACATTCTCACAAAACCTTTGATTCATATTACACACTTCCGAGTAATATCGTCAGATTTTAGCCCAATGCTGTCAATTTGAAATCGTTTGGAACCGATGAAGAAACAAACATCCATCGAGCATTTACAACAACCTTCCAAAAAGCCGATCATCTGTTATGCTCCATGCATGTAAAAGACAACAtagtcaaaaaagcaaaaaaaaacttggtatggaaaaaaattttgtggGATATATTTGGCAAGATCAGtggtgaaacaaaaataaagggTTTAATGGACTGTGAAACAGAAGAGGAGTTTGAAGAAATGTATGAAATGATATTAGAAAAATTAAACCAAACGGGCCAAAATTCAtagaatattttgaaaatttcaaaaaaaattcaataaaagaaaaaatgctgTCGAGTGTTAGAATCAAGTGTGGCTTTGGTAATCCACCAGAAACATATACACAAAATGCGAATGAGTCAATCAACTCAATGATAAAACGGAGCAAAGAAAGTGGAAAACTAACGTTGAAACAAACAGTGAAATTGATGCAAGATGAGGTAAAGAAGCAAGAAGGGAAAGTCAAACTTGCTTTAAGTGGGAAAAGTGGGCTATTTGATACTTTACTTCTAAACTATTTTAGTTTGAATCAGAAGATCTATATTGCAATCGTACTACTAAGATGAAAATATATGCTTACTCTGATTCAAAGAACTCttaagttgtgttttttttctatattcgACGAAAATTCGCCAAACATTTTCGTCTGGGACTtaagtttaattatttttcctgtgTCTCCATAGGGGATTGGAAACTAGCAAAGGGATACCAGCAGTTCTTTATAATTGAGAGCAAATTTTACAACATGATCCAGACCCAAAGGAAAGCTGAAATCGATAAGTTCAATACATTCTTCCCCGATGCTGAAAAACAAGATACACCAAGAAAATCTGATattattcagaaaaaaaaattaccttttctCAAACTCAAAATTCAGATGGAAAAGACGTCAAGATTGTGAAAACGTTAAGTTGGATTCCAGAGTCGATAGTTGAAGAAATAATGAAAGATGCCAGATTGTTAGCTTG
The genomic region above belongs to Hydractinia symbiolongicarpus strain clone_291-10 chromosome 4, HSymV2.1, whole genome shotgun sequence and contains:
- the LOC130640670 gene encoding uncharacterized protein LOC130640670, whose product is MMDESHGNESDVDIIPDGKKSEDLSLVHLMALMNLFNRIANNKKNYVIGISYYNNDLTIPILKSGSSGSCETKWIAGMIIRQDFPAGNIASATSVYVQHNVEFVVDTTKLGDWRDVKVDLIPDIKRKATKKFYYVTDIDGELRSADQFESHDYKVTRFLYSHGQTGDFHKVTITATDGNGGMNPLVYIKYYFDSHEHAIDMKKEGKNNRKTLHSTRKQLLETRSNVNK